The following are encoded in a window of Roseivirga misakiensis genomic DNA:
- a CDS encoding polysialyltransferase family glycosyltransferase has product MKKHFLVIWPTIRKDWISTFLELKDEFHFTFIPSLFPQTPNYAKGFDCHYWSEFTSVNDMLDQLKPDAVIYMSIESGLSIALNTLAKKRGIKTYVLQHGIFTNYKDYRIREKLWRKGGKAKEAKIESSAAGFSTGRFLKNSFKPKSLWRLFPILIYTRAQQKIGPYWASRYIPLKMKRADEYLCFSPNNATIHRETDRISENHITYIGSHELAKFLKPEEELILEDFYLHIDQALADNSFGEETVSKESMVQFYHKLNEYCLSKGARLFIKLHPETYSSNWLPNDPNIVYLKQVDNLNQYMQSARACFGFYSTMIVPAVYWKPTCLFKIFYSGLQEALLKEVNLPVLGFFDFTKEEISFSNDPDKEVRQSIKENFINPSGSVLLNSALS; this is encoded by the coding sequence TTGAAGAAGCATTTCCTGGTCATCTGGCCAACCATCAGAAAAGACTGGATCAGCACTTTTCTTGAGCTGAAAGATGAGTTTCACTTTACTTTTATTCCATCTCTCTTTCCACAAACACCCAATTACGCAAAGGGCTTCGATTGTCATTATTGGTCAGAATTTACCTCGGTAAATGACATGCTCGACCAACTTAAGCCAGATGCAGTCATTTACATGTCTATAGAATCTGGTTTGAGTATTGCCTTGAATACCCTTGCAAAGAAAAGAGGGATCAAGACCTATGTGCTTCAGCATGGTATATTCACCAATTACAAAGACTATCGTATCAGGGAGAAGTTGTGGAGAAAGGGCGGCAAGGCGAAAGAGGCCAAGATTGAAAGTAGTGCAGCGGGATTTAGTACGGGTCGGTTCCTTAAGAACTCATTTAAACCCAAGAGTCTTTGGCGCCTGTTTCCAATCCTGATATACACACGGGCTCAACAAAAAATAGGTCCTTATTGGGCTTCCAGATACATTCCACTTAAGATGAAGCGGGCCGACGAATACCTTTGCTTTAGCCCTAATAACGCAACCATTCACCGCGAGACAGACCGAATTTCTGAAAACCATATAACCTATATTGGCAGCCATGAACTGGCCAAATTCCTTAAGCCGGAAGAGGAACTGATATTAGAAGATTTTTACCTGCATATAGATCAGGCACTGGCCGATAATTCATTTGGAGAAGAAACTGTAAGTAAGGAAAGTATGGTTCAGTTTTACCACAAACTGAATGAATATTGCCTTTCAAAAGGGGCCAGACTTTTTATCAAGCTTCACCCTGAAACTTATTCATCAAACTGGCTTCCGAATGATCCAAACATTGTTTATTTGAAGCAAGTAGACAACTTAAATCAGTATATGCAAAGCGCCCGTGCCTGTTTTGGCTTTTACTCCACCATGATTGTGCCGGCCGTGTATTGGAAACCCACCTGTCTTTTTAAGATATTTTACTCTGGACTGCAAGAAGCTCTTTTAAAAGAGGTTAATTTGCCAGTTCTGGGCTTTTTCGATTTCACTAAGGAAGAGATTAGTTTTTCAAACGATCCCGATAAAGAAGTCAGACAGTCGATAAAAGAGAACTTCATAAACCCCAGCGGAAGCGTATTACTTAATTCGGCACTTTCATGA
- a CDS encoding KdsC family phosphatase translates to MGLPKLILTDIDGVWTDGGMFYDQTGNEWKKFNTSDSAGIIFARKLNIPVGIITGEKTEIVARRAAKLNISLLYQGISDKLPVANQICEELGVNLADVAYIGDDLGDLELLKAVGTSAAPANAPDYIKKYVDFVTDKKGGDGAFREFVERIVSANLDLESLI, encoded by the coding sequence ATGGGACTGCCAAAACTCATATTGACTGATATTGACGGTGTCTGGACAGACGGGGGAATGTTTTACGACCAGACTGGTAACGAATGGAAAAAGTTCAATACCTCTGACAGTGCCGGAATCATTTTTGCCCGCAAGTTAAATATCCCGGTAGGCATCATTACCGGAGAGAAAACCGAAATAGTAGCCAGGAGGGCGGCAAAATTAAACATCAGTTTACTTTATCAGGGTATATCAGATAAGCTGCCGGTTGCCAATCAAATATGTGAAGAGTTGGGCGTTAATCTGGCGGATGTTGCTTACATAGGTGATGATCTGGGAGACCTTGAATTGCTTAAAGCGGTGGGCACCTCAGCTGCACCTGCCAATGCACCCGATTACATTAAGAAATATGTTGACTTTGTGACTGATAAAAAGGGTGGAGATGGAGCTTTTCGCGAGTTTGTAGAGCGAATCGTAAGCGCTAATTTGGATTTGGAGAGCCTGATTTAA
- a CDS encoding N-acetylneuraminate synthase family protein: MNKTHTYLIGEIGQNHNGSVDLAKLLIDKAVQPVVDDLFNLELKPWDAVKLTKRDLAEELSASAMAKPYDSPHSFGATYGEHRAKLELNDEQHFELYQYAKSKGLDFVETLCAIGCLSMLKLFTPDRLKVASRDLTNLPLLEAMAETKIPMVISTGMGGIEEIDKALEVITRHHNQVTILHCLSQYPSEYKNINLNSIHYLEKRYSGFEIGYSDHSIGIAIPIAAVAMGATTIEKHITLDRSMKGTDQAGSLAPDGIFRMVRDIRNLEMAMGQMKKERSEAVASAKVKLERSIATNRAIKQGETITEDKIYLLSPGDGFKWVEKEQVIGKVLKEDVPADEVIYPSMLQ, encoded by the coding sequence ATGAACAAAACTCATACCTACCTCATTGGTGAAATAGGCCAAAACCATAATGGTTCTGTTGATCTTGCCAAGTTGCTCATAGACAAAGCGGTTCAGCCGGTAGTTGATGACCTGTTTAACCTTGAACTAAAGCCCTGGGATGCGGTAAAACTAACCAAACGAGACCTGGCGGAAGAGCTTTCTGCTTCCGCAATGGCCAAGCCCTATGACAGTCCTCACAGTTTTGGTGCCACTTATGGCGAGCATAGGGCAAAGCTGGAGCTAAACGATGAACAGCATTTTGAACTGTATCAATATGCCAAGTCAAAAGGCCTCGATTTTGTTGAGACTTTGTGTGCAATTGGTTGCCTGAGCATGCTCAAACTTTTTACACCAGACCGACTCAAAGTAGCCAGTAGAGACCTAACCAACTTACCCCTTTTGGAAGCCATGGCTGAGACAAAAATACCCATGGTTATCTCCACCGGAATGGGTGGGATTGAGGAAATTGATAAGGCCCTGGAAGTAATCACTCGTCACCATAATCAGGTGACCATTCTCCATTGCCTGTCGCAGTACCCCAGTGAGTACAAAAACATTAACCTTAACAGCATCCACTATCTTGAAAAACGATATTCAGGTTTCGAAATTGGTTATTCAGATCATAGCATTGGTATTGCCATACCCATAGCAGCGGTCGCCATGGGCGCCACTACCATTGAAAAGCATATCACCCTAGATCGCAGTATGAAGGGGACTGATCAGGCAGGTTCCCTGGCTCCTGACGGTATATTTAGAATGGTAAGAGACATCAGGAACTTGGAAATGGCCATGGGTCAGATGAAAAAAGAGAGAAGTGAGGCTGTGGCTTCTGCTAAAGTGAAGCTGGAACGCAGCATTGCCACCAACCGCGCAATAAAGCAGGGAGAAACGATTACTGAAGACAAAATTTATCTATTGAGCCCCGGAGATGGCTTCAAATGGGTGGAAAAAGAGCAGGTGATTGGAAAGGTTTTGAAAGAAGATGTACCTGCCGATGAGGTGATTTACCCATCAATGTTACAATAA
- a CDS encoding cytidylyltransferase domain-containing protein, giving the protein MIIVQARLSSARLPGKILKPFFNGKSILDLQFEALKALKLPFVLATTTNKADDLLVEWAQKNEVQFFRGSEHNVLQRFIDCAEQHDAEFLIRICSDNPFIQTTDITGFLQKLKAGVDYVSFSDYEGVPAIRKHWGLFVEGVSLKALKKADALLEDDESFYREHVTNFIYGHADKFDVELIPAVAEIIHRNDLRFTIDTEQDFNNMQNLATLVSQKEASSIKGLVDIVDAHQHFLKEMKEGIAKFNK; this is encoded by the coding sequence TTGATTATTGTACAAGCCAGACTTTCCTCAGCAAGACTACCTGGAAAGATTTTAAAACCTTTCTTCAATGGCAAGTCCATACTCGATTTGCAGTTTGAGGCATTAAAGGCCCTGAAGCTTCCATTTGTCCTGGCCACAACCACTAATAAAGCGGACGATCTGCTGGTTGAATGGGCTCAAAAAAATGAGGTCCAGTTTTTCAGAGGTTCAGAGCATAATGTATTACAGCGATTCATTGATTGCGCTGAGCAACATGATGCAGAATTCCTGATCCGCATTTGTTCCGACAACCCCTTTATACAGACAACCGACATTACGGGCTTTTTGCAGAAGTTAAAAGCAGGAGTAGATTACGTGAGCTTTTCTGATTACGAAGGTGTGCCTGCTATTCGAAAGCACTGGGGCCTGTTTGTTGAGGGAGTTTCGCTGAAAGCCCTAAAAAAGGCAGATGCGCTCTTGGAAGATGATGAATCTTTCTATCGGGAGCATGTGACCAATTTCATTTATGGACACGCTGATAAATTTGATGTCGAGCTTATTCCGGCTGTGGCAGAGATAATTCACAGGAATGATTTACGCTTTACTATTGATACCGAGCAAGATTTTAATAATATGCAGAATCTTGCAACGCTGGTAAGTCAAAAAGAAGCTTCTTCAATCAAGGGGCTGGTGGACATAGTAGATGCTCACCAGCATTTTTTGAAAGAAATGAAAGAAGGAATCGCGAAATTTAACAAATAA
- a CDS encoding sulfotransferase family 2 domain-containing protein — MKELIFNKIYRTNSTAVVSAFGFYKFNLRKAFERDLANFDHSRKILFVHNPKAAGNSVLDVLGLRKANFKSSHSTPSFLVPKSIWEEYFSIVAVRHPIDRFLSSYFYHTKPEYNGIFKSKYPGLESFSLNQYFEVFKSEPFVIRPQVDYLKHHLSDKPVDFIMKLEDLDTDIERLSSQLKFLLKTLSRKNTSKRSNMDLSEHKALISDLKAFYSRDFEALGYSSDLDTLNF, encoded by the coding sequence TTGAAGGAGCTAATTTTTAACAAAATATATCGTACCAATAGTACCGCAGTGGTAAGTGCTTTTGGTTTTTACAAATTCAACTTGCGGAAGGCGTTTGAGCGGGACCTGGCCAATTTTGATCATTCCCGTAAAATCCTGTTTGTTCACAATCCCAAGGCAGCAGGAAACAGTGTATTAGATGTGCTTGGATTGAGAAAAGCCAACTTTAAATCAAGCCATAGCACACCGTCATTTTTAGTACCTAAATCCATTTGGGAAGAATACTTTAGCATTGTGGCTGTCCGGCATCCGATTGATCGGTTTTTGAGCTCCTACTTTTATCATACCAAGCCTGAATACAATGGGATTTTTAAGTCGAAATACCCTGGTCTGGAATCTTTCTCCCTCAACCAATACTTTGAAGTATTCAAATCGGAGCCATTCGTGATCAGGCCACAAGTAGACTACCTGAAGCATCACTTGTCAGACAAGCCGGTCGACTTCATCATGAAGCTCGAAGACCTTGATACAGATATTGAAAGACTGAGCAGTCAATTGAAGTTTCTCTTAAAGACACTATCTCGCAAAAACACGTCAAAACGGAGCAACATGGACCTTTCAGAGCATAAAGCGCTGATCAGCGATTTGAAAGCGTTTTATTCAAGAGATTTTGAAGCGTTAGGCTACTCTTCAGATTTGGACACACTCAATTTTTGA
- a CDS encoding HAD family hydrolase: MMKSIFWDFDGVILDSMSVRDQGFIEVLKPYPEEQVAFLLDFHRRNGGWSRYVKFRYFFEQIRGESVSEETVNEMAQHFSVIMKRILTNKELLIQDALNFIKKYHKDISMHIVSGSDHVELNYLCAQLEIDLLFQSIDGSPTPKAELVGNLLNTRHYPKHEVVLVGDSINDYEAASKNEIGFIGYNNLTLEEGHAYVKAFNDYDLKKIETLFKSA; encoded by the coding sequence ATGATGAAATCTATCTTTTGGGATTTTGATGGGGTCATACTCGACTCCATGAGCGTGCGAGACCAGGGCTTTATTGAGGTTTTGAAACCTTACCCGGAAGAGCAGGTAGCATTCCTTTTGGACTTTCACAGGCGCAATGGTGGCTGGTCAAGGTATGTGAAATTCAGGTACTTTTTTGAGCAAATCAGAGGGGAGAGCGTTAGTGAGGAAACGGTAAATGAAATGGCACAGCACTTTTCAGTAATCATGAAAAGGATACTTACCAACAAGGAATTACTCATTCAAGACGCGCTTAACTTTATCAAAAAATACCACAAAGACATCTCCATGCACATAGTTTCTGGCTCCGATCATGTTGAGCTCAATTACTTATGTGCCCAATTGGAAATCGACCTCCTTTTCCAATCCATTGATGGATCACCAACACCGAAAGCAGAATTGGTAGGAAACCTCTTAAATACCAGGCATTACCCGAAGCATGAGGTAGTGCTGGTGGGCGATTCTATCAATGATTATGAGGCTGCCTCAAAGAATGAGATTGGTTTTATCGGCTACAACAACCTCACTTTGGAAGAAGGTCATGCCTATGTTAAGGCCTTTAATGACTACGACTTGAAAAAGATTGAAACCCTGTTCAAAAGTGCCTAA
- a CDS encoding acylneuraminate cytidylyltransferase family protein, translated as MSPTEITFFLPTRKGSSRVINKNTRNFAGIEGGLLALKLSQLIKSERISEIILSTNDEASMEVASMFSDPRLNVIERPEHLCLNTTALTDLINYVPEITSCPHVLWGHVTTPFVDGADYDQVVSAYFEALNEGYDSLVTVKELKNFLIDPESGAIINTAAEGKGRWPRTQDLKLIYEVNHAAFVSSVENYQKLGDRIGRKVRFHQQDAMTSLDIDWEDDYKIAEAVYLGLKQ; from the coding sequence ATGAGCCCAACTGAAATCACCTTCTTCCTTCCCACCCGAAAGGGAAGTAGCCGGGTCATTAACAAGAATACTAGGAATTTTGCAGGTATTGAGGGAGGCTTGCTGGCATTGAAACTTTCACAACTGATCAAATCAGAACGCATCAGCGAGATCATTCTGTCTACCAATGATGAAGCATCTATGGAAGTGGCTTCCATGTTTTCCGACCCACGTTTAAATGTCATAGAACGACCGGAGCACCTTTGCCTTAACACTACTGCATTGACAGACCTGATCAATTATGTGCCAGAAATAACCAGTTGCCCCCATGTACTGTGGGGCCATGTCACCACACCATTTGTAGATGGTGCTGATTATGATCAGGTGGTGTCGGCTTACTTTGAAGCGCTGAATGAAGGCTACGATTCATTGGTGACCGTAAAGGAACTGAAGAATTTTTTGATCGATCCGGAAAGTGGAGCAATCATTAATACAGCTGCAGAAGGTAAAGGCCGCTGGCCACGTACACAAGACCTTAAACTCATTTATGAGGTCAACCATGCAGCGTTTGTGTCCTCAGTTGAGAACTATCAAAAACTGGGAGACCGGATTGGCCGAAAGGTTAGGTTTCACCAACAGGATGCCATGACATCACTGGACATCGATTGGGAAGATGACTATAAGATTGCAGAGGCGGTTTATTTAGGGTTGAAACAATGA
- a CDS encoding aldolase catalytic domain-containing protein, whose translation MNIESVKILDCTLRDGGYYTNWDFDEALVDSYLKSCESLPLDYLEIGYRSPVKSEYLGKYFYCPDSVLKAVRQVSAKKIAVLLNEKDVSLDDLEPLLGHCTDLIDLVRVAVNPVNFGRAVTLARGLKDMGYEVAFNVMYMSNWHKVDGFFDQLDQVNGLVDYFYLVDSFGGVYPDDVRSIVTQVKSKINSKVGFHGHNNMELGLINTLTAIEAGAEIVDATIRGMGRGAGNLKMELLLTCLSSKFGLEVDFNALGRVVAAYGPLQDMHQWGTNLPYMVSGANSLPQKDVMEWVSKRFYSMNSIVQALNNQSAGVEDNIKFNAFSPEKSYQSVLIIGGGPSASDHAAALNEWASKETDLCIVHASSKNANYYIDLNKDQFFCLVGNEGHRLEDQSAAGFDFVSKCILPPFPRKMGTYVPAELAEKSFELQKVQFTGKVKDSHTVLALQTAIELGARNIYLAGYDGYSGDAIRQVELEMANENETLFLNFMENHGTLTSLTPTKYESLSEISVYAKI comes from the coding sequence ATGAATATAGAGTCTGTAAAGATATTAGACTGTACCCTGCGAGATGGGGGCTATTATACCAATTGGGATTTTGATGAAGCCCTGGTAGATAGCTATCTCAAATCTTGTGAATCGCTGCCTTTAGACTATTTGGAAATAGGTTATAGAAGCCCTGTGAAATCGGAATACCTGGGTAAATATTTCTATTGTCCTGACTCTGTGCTGAAGGCTGTGAGGCAGGTGAGCGCTAAAAAGATTGCCGTGTTGCTGAATGAAAAAGATGTTTCACTGGATGATCTGGAGCCCCTGTTAGGGCATTGTACTGACTTGATCGATTTGGTTCGTGTAGCGGTAAATCCAGTGAATTTTGGCAGAGCAGTGACTTTGGCGCGCGGATTAAAAGACATGGGTTATGAGGTAGCATTCAACGTGATGTACATGTCTAATTGGCACAAGGTGGACGGCTTTTTTGATCAGTTAGATCAAGTCAATGGCCTAGTCGATTACTTTTATTTGGTCGATTCTTTTGGGGGTGTATATCCTGATGATGTGCGCAGCATTGTAACCCAGGTGAAATCTAAAATAAACTCCAAGGTGGGCTTTCATGGCCATAACAACATGGAACTAGGCCTGATCAACACACTGACAGCCATTGAAGCCGGAGCCGAGATAGTGGATGCCACCATCAGAGGCATGGGAAGAGGAGCGGGCAATTTGAAAATGGAGCTGCTGCTTACCTGTCTGAGCTCTAAGTTTGGCTTAGAGGTAGACTTTAATGCCTTGGGTCGTGTTGTGGCTGCCTATGGCCCATTACAAGATATGCACCAGTGGGGTACTAACTTACCATACATGGTTTCAGGAGCGAATAGCCTGCCACAGAAAGATGTGATGGAATGGGTGAGTAAGCGGTTTTATTCTATGAATAGTATCGTTCAGGCCCTTAATAACCAAAGCGCAGGAGTAGAAGATAACATTAAGTTCAATGCCTTCAGTCCTGAAAAATCTTATCAATCTGTCCTGATTATCGGAGGCGGGCCGTCTGCTTCTGACCATGCAGCGGCACTCAACGAATGGGCTTCTAAAGAAACCGATCTTTGCATTGTTCATGCCAGTTCAAAAAATGCCAATTACTATATAGATCTGAATAAAGACCAGTTCTTTTGCCTTGTAGGCAATGAAGGGCACAGGTTGGAGGATCAATCTGCGGCAGGTTTTGACTTCGTGTCCAAGTGCATTTTACCACCTTTCCCCCGAAAAATGGGGACCTATGTGCCGGCCGAATTGGCAGAAAAAAGTTTCGAATTACAGAAGGTTCAGTTCACCGGCAAAGTAAAAGATTCACACACCGTATTGGCCTTACAGACCGCCATTGAATTAGGAGCGAGAAACATTTATTTAGCAGGCTATGACGGTTATTCAGGAGATGCCATCAGGCAGGTAGAGCTGGAAATGGCCAATGAAAATGAGACCCTGTTTCTCAATTTCATGGAGAATCACGGGACGTTGACTTCCCTCACCCCAACTAAATACGAGTCACTGTCTGAGATATCAGTCTACGCAAAAATATGA
- a CDS encoding glycosyltransferase family A protein, with protein sequence MMQKHLVSLVVPVFNRDAFLSETIESVISQTHTNWELILIDDGSADESFKIAQNFAQNDSRIISAQRKREPKGAPTCRNIGLDMATGDFMMFLDSDDLLSVNCLKNRVAKLTAEPDLDFVVYQTALFDAQTMLADRLWSSLKHQSDLQAFVDFEGWCISSTCFRTDFVKHYRFFETAKCLQDWSFHIEILKSKPAYQKFPESAPDVYIRAGHSDRISQTNTESLERVKSRFDVLDKVELSLQSEAELSMDDGLLRQYFLYLQNVAIQRSKSEFNALLKSMGYFTRRKSFKLSRIKFFIRLHSTIKSSGLGFLNGLLFRLNRHVFMPKLAGPTRRIIRLDKPFKVK encoded by the coding sequence ATGATGCAAAAGCATTTAGTGTCTTTGGTAGTTCCTGTGTTTAATCGTGACGCCTTTCTTTCAGAAACAATCGAGAGCGTCATAAGTCAGACTCACACGAATTGGGAGCTAATTCTGATTGACGATGGCTCTGCGGATGAATCCTTCAAGATAGCCCAGAATTTTGCTCAGAATGATTCACGCATCATTTCTGCTCAGCGAAAAAGAGAACCCAAGGGGGCACCTACCTGTCGTAATATAGGCTTAGACATGGCTACTGGAGACTTTATGATGTTTCTGGATTCTGATGATTTGTTGTCGGTCAATTGTCTAAAGAACAGAGTGGCAAAGCTGACAGCTGAACCGGATTTAGATTTTGTTGTATACCAGACTGCGCTCTTTGACGCACAGACTATGCTGGCTGATCGATTGTGGAGCAGCTTAAAGCATCAAAGCGACCTTCAGGCTTTTGTCGATTTCGAAGGTTGGTGCATTTCCAGTACCTGCTTTCGCACTGATTTTGTGAAGCATTACCGGTTCTTCGAAACGGCCAAATGCCTTCAGGACTGGTCTTTTCATATAGAAATATTGAAGTCGAAACCGGCCTATCAAAAGTTCCCCGAGTCGGCACCGGATGTTTATATTAGGGCTGGGCATTCAGACAGAATTTCCCAAACCAATACCGAGTCATTAGAAAGGGTAAAATCAAGGTTTGACGTTTTAGATAAGGTAGAGCTTTCCCTACAGTCTGAGGCCGAGTTGAGCATGGATGATGGCCTTTTGCGGCAGTATTTTCTGTACTTGCAGAACGTGGCCATTCAGCGCTCAAAGAGTGAATTCAATGCCTTACTGAAAAGTATGGGTTATTTTACAAGAAGAAAATCGTTTAAGCTGAGCCGGATCAAATTCTTCATCCGGCTACACAGTACGATCAAAAGCTCAGGGCTGGGTTTTTTAAATGGCCTGCTATTTCGATTAAACCGACACGTGTTCATGCCAAAACTCGCAGGTCCTACCAGAAGAATAATTAGATTAGATAAACCATTTAAGGTAAAATGA
- a CDS encoding glycosyltransferase, translating into MTSKQKDKPSKRLRVALVSPSQDAYSETFIQAHKNLIDAEVVYYYGGKLPRFVENKYSLISNDRRLKSFFKTKFLKGFSSALEYSLFESFKKEKIDIVLAEYGPTGNAILPVVKALSLPLVVHFHGYDASRYTIIEKNKRYRELFSVAKKIIVVSRVMEGKLLQLGCNADKLVVNPCGPNSSFSQLEPSLDSLDLIGIGRFVDKKAPYYTILAFSEVLNTFPKAKLILAGQGPLLNTCKNLVKYLGIEGSVEFLGIIKPVEFQDYLLKVRAFVQHSITAEDGDMEGTPVAVVEASSAGIPVISTKHAGIPDVILDNESGILVEEHDVEGMSKAMVALLSNVRLAKEMGTTGRRHIVSNYSLKEHIDKIDQAIAEAYNS; encoded by the coding sequence ATGACTTCGAAACAAAAAGATAAACCTTCAAAACGACTGCGTGTGGCTTTGGTCAGCCCATCTCAAGATGCCTATTCAGAGACTTTTATACAGGCTCACAAGAATTTGATAGATGCTGAAGTCGTTTACTATTATGGCGGAAAGCTGCCACGATTTGTTGAGAATAAGTATTCGTTAATTTCGAATGACCGAAGACTCAAGAGTTTTTTTAAAACAAAATTTTTAAAAGGTTTCTCCTCTGCCTTGGAATACAGTTTGTTTGAATCCTTTAAAAAGGAAAAAATAGATATAGTACTGGCAGAGTACGGTCCTACGGGTAATGCAATATTACCAGTCGTCAAGGCACTGAGCTTACCCCTTGTGGTCCATTTTCATGGTTATGATGCATCAAGGTATACAATCATAGAAAAAAATAAGAGATATAGAGAACTGTTCTCTGTGGCGAAGAAAATTATAGTGGTGTCGAGAGTAATGGAAGGTAAGCTGCTTCAACTCGGCTGTAATGCAGACAAGTTAGTCGTAAACCCCTGTGGCCCGAATAGTAGTTTTAGCCAACTGGAACCAAGTCTCGATTCACTTGATCTCATTGGTATTGGTAGGTTCGTAGATAAAAAGGCACCTTATTACACCATTCTGGCCTTTTCTGAAGTACTTAATACTTTTCCAAAAGCCAAATTGATTTTGGCCGGGCAAGGCCCATTGTTGAATACATGTAAAAACCTGGTGAAGTACCTGGGAATTGAGGGGAGTGTAGAGTTTCTGGGTATAATAAAACCTGTTGAATTCCAGGATTACCTCTTGAAGGTAAGGGCATTTGTTCAGCATAGCATTACAGCTGAAGATGGCGATATGGAAGGCACACCAGTAGCTGTAGTAGAAGCTTCGAGTGCTGGAATTCCGGTAATCTCTACAAAACATGCAGGAATCCCAGATGTGATTCTGGACAATGAATCGGGTATTTTAGTGGAAGAGCATGATGTGGAAGGAATGTCAAAAGCAATGGTAGCACTACTGAGTAATGTTCGACTGGCGAAAGAAATGGGAACTACAGGCAGGAGACATATCGTTTCAAACTACAGCCTCAAGGAGCATATTGATAAAATTGATCAGGCAATAGCCGAGGCATACAATAGTTAA
- a CDS encoding glycosyltransferase family 4 protein, which yields MKIVFAFHDRANYAGGPALNAVRLLPELQNLGIEVHGICIAPKDLSTPNAQSLIDNGVKVTVLNRKFFSEELAYDVWTMILSIDPDVVVSNINIQTALLAKWLVKRGIPVIHTHRSDDELNNGVADFLLSSDNGWDVQGYMFVNEFLKKKYNNSLSAQSILNEVIYSGVLPSDHRADLESGQIGIIYSGRIEEIQKRILGITESFIHLSGKYPDMKFTMIGGGSLYGKVREAIELAQSKNKVSLEKNLYGQAYKKKLSEHHFVFLNSEYEGTPGSLMDGMSCGLIPISTRYEGVEEIISDGYNGFIIDHISELENLILRVSKDRIVMKQMSARNVEMIDSKFSVRVSAQKWYGLISSLNNKYPKKPKSKADYNFQLPHNHKSLREHNSWSNRSLLRRVFYKLRILYHQRKANL from the coding sequence ATGAAAATAGTTTTTGCATTTCATGATCGAGCCAACTATGCTGGTGGGCCTGCTTTAAATGCGGTAAGACTACTCCCTGAGCTACAAAATTTAGGAATTGAAGTGCATGGAATATGCATTGCCCCCAAAGACCTTTCAACGCCCAACGCTCAAAGCCTTATAGATAACGGAGTAAAGGTAACTGTTCTTAATAGAAAATTCTTTTCAGAGGAATTGGCCTATGATGTATGGACCATGATTCTATCAATCGACCCGGATGTAGTGGTATCAAACATCAATATACAGACAGCACTTTTGGCTAAATGGCTGGTTAAAAGAGGTATTCCGGTTATACACACCCATCGAAGCGATGATGAACTGAATAATGGAGTTGCTGATTTCCTATTGAGTTCTGATAATGGTTGGGATGTACAGGGGTATATGTTCGTCAATGAATTTTTGAAAAAAAAATACAATAACAGCCTAAGTGCACAAAGCATTCTTAATGAAGTAATTTATTCCGGGGTACTACCCAGCGACCATCGTGCCGACCTTGAGTCGGGTCAGATTGGAATCATATATTCAGGTAGAATAGAGGAAATACAAAAGAGAATTTTAGGCATTACAGAGTCTTTTATTCATCTGAGTGGTAAGTATCCGGATATGAAGTTTACGATGATAGGTGGAGGTTCTTTGTATGGGAAAGTAAGAGAGGCGATTGAATTAGCTCAGTCAAAGAATAAAGTTTCTCTTGAGAAAAATCTGTATGGTCAGGCTTACAAAAAGAAATTATCAGAGCATCATTTCGTTTTTTTAAACTCGGAATATGAAGGGACCCCCGGTAGTTTGATGGATGGCATGTCATGTGGTTTAATTCCCATCAGTACACGTTATGAAGGAGTTGAAGAAATCATTTCAGATGGATATAATGGTTTCATAATCGATCATATTTCAGAGCTGGAGAACTTAATATTGCGGGTTTCAAAGGATAGAATAGTGATGAAGCAAATGTCAGCACGCAACGTGGAAATGATTGATAGTAAGTTCTCCGTGAGGGTTAGTGCACAAAAATGGTATGGACTGATCTCCTCATTGAATAACAAATACCCCAAAAAGCCGAAATCTAAGGCCGACTATAATTTTCAATTGCCTCATAATCATAAGAGCTTACGAGAACATAATTCCTGGTCAAACCGATCGCTACTTCGCAGGGTTTTTTACAAGCTTAGGATACTCTATCATCAAAGAAAAGCGAACCTGTGA